The window AGGAAGAAGACGATCAGCCACAACACGGCGATCAGCGCGAGGAAGCGCGTCGGGGCCGAACGGAGAAATTGCATGGGTACTTCCTTATCGTTATGCGCAGGCCCTTGCGGTCTCCAGCGCTTTTAATGTGCCGAAACCGGCAAGTGGCCGAGACTGTACGCCATGGAAGGAAAAGAAATTGTCAAATAGGATGCGAGCCAGGAGCGGTCACGGTTCGCCGTGATATCCGGTATTCAGCCAAACCCTCGGGTGCCATCGCTCGCTTGAGGTCTGGCCCTGCCGACCGGTGTCACCACGACTTTTTCACATGCCCTTGACGAGACCTTGATCGCGCCACTCGATAATGGCGGCATCTGTCGAGCCCGCGCCCATGAACGAACCCCAACGCCTGATTGCCTCTGCCACAGACCGCGAGAACGATGGCGTTGCCAACAACACGCTGCGTGCCTTCATACGCACCCGCATTGCCGAGTGGCGGAAGAAACGCCTGCTTCGGCTGGCCCTGCGCGTTGCGGAAGAGCCGATACTCATGCTCGATGTCTCGCAATCGCCAGGCACCTTCTGGCCCGTGCTGCTGGAGCACGGCAACCGGATCATCGTCGCGACCTCCCCGGCCGCCGAGTCCCTGCTCGCCACCCACCAGAAATTGCCCAATGCCATGGCGCAACGCATCAAGGCCATGCCGGGGCCCCTGGACTACTCCGAACTGGGGGCGGGTTCGGTCGACTGCGTCCTGATCTCCGACGTCCCTCCGACGGAATGCAACGCAGCCACCATCGGCTTGCTGGGTCAGTTGCACCCCATCACCCGGGACACCGTGATCCTTTTCGCCCGAGTCGGCCGCCAGCGCTCGGCGAAAGAAGTGGAGCAACCCTGCCCCTGCGGGTCGGACTCCGAGTCCCATGCCACGACTCAGCCCCCCACCAGCGCCAAGGCCCTGGAGCAGGCGTTTCAGCACGTCGGCTTCTCGCAGATCAAGCACTACAACTTCCTGCCCGGCGTGGATGGCATTCGCGTTTACATACTCAGGAAGTAGCTGATCCCAACGAGGCTTCCGCGCAGTCTCCCGCACACTCCTGCCCCTCACGCCTTGCCCGGCGCGCATCCACGCATGTGTAACGCTCGCCTATCAAATGAGAATGACAATTTTTTAACAGCCTTGAAGCGATCATCCCCACATTCACCCTGCCACGCCCTCGATCGGGCGTGTGACATCACCTATCCGGAGTGACGATTGATGAAAGTACGCGGTGCCTCGTGGGTCTTCCTGGGAGCAGTTGGAGTAGCGGCACTGCTGGGCGCGGGCCCATCCTTCGCCGCGTCGGACAGCGACGGCATCGTGGTCTACAACGCCCAGCACGAGTCCCTGACCAAGGCCTGGGTCGAAGGCTTCACCAAGGAAACCGGCATCAAGGTCACCTTGCGCAACGGCGACGATAGCGAACTGGGCAACCAGATCGTCCAGGAGGGCAAGGCGTCCCCGGCCGACGTATTCCTGACCGAAAACTCCCCGTCGATGGTCCTCGTCGACCATGCCGGACTTTTCGCCCCGGTCGCACCCGCCACCCTTTCCCAGGTTGCCGCGCCTTACCGGCCAGCCAACGGCCGCTGGGTTGGCATCGCGGCTCGCTCCACCGTCTTCGTCTACAACAAGAACATGGTGAAGGAAGCCGACCTGCCCAAATCGCTCCTCGACCTGGCCGAGCCGCAATGGATCGGCCGCTGGGCTGCTTCTCCTGCTGGCGCAGATTTCCAGGCCATCGTCGGCGCTCTGCTGGAACTGAAGGGCGAGGCTGCAACCCTCGAATGGCTCGAGGCGATGAAGGCCGGAGCCAAGGTCTACCGGGGCAACAACGCCGTGCTCAAGGCGGTCAACGCAGGTCAGATCGATGGTGGCGTGATCTATCACTACTACTACGTCGGCGATCAGGCCAAGACCGGCGAGAACAGCAACAACGCCGCACTCCACTACTTCAAGCACAAGGACCCGGGCGCCTTCACCAGCCTGTCCGGCGCTGGCGTCCTGGCGTCCAGCAAGCACCCCAAGGAGGCCCAGGCGTTCCTGCAATGGATCACCGGCAAGCAGGGCCAAGCCGTCCTGCGCGACGGCAAATGGTACGAATATGCCGTGGGTGAAGGCGCGCAGTCGAACCCGAAGCTCGTCCCGCTGGATCAGCTGGACGCTCCGCTCGTCGACGTGTCCAAGCTCGATAGCCAGAAGGTCGTGGACCTGATGACCCAGGCGGGCCTGTTGTAAGTGACTGCCCAACAGTTCGGGCCACGGGCCCGTACCGATAACGCCACGGGTGCGGCGACAACCGTACCGGTGGCGCGCACTCGGCGCCGACTTCGCAATGGTTCCGGGCAGCAATGGATGCTGGCCGTCGCGCTTTTGGTATCGGCGTTCGCGGTACTCCCGCTGGTTTTCGTTGCGAGCGCAGGCGTTCAGGCCGGCTTTCCGCTCATCGCCAAGCTGGTGTTTCGGCCACGGGTCGCAGAGCTGCTGTACAACACGCTCCTGCTGATCGCACTGACCGTCCCGCTTTGCGTACTCCATGGCGTGGCGATGGCCTGGCTGACCGAACGAATCCGGCTTCCCGGCCGACGGCTCTGGTCCCTGCTGGTCGTCGCCCCGCTGGCGATTCCGGCGTTCGTCCACAGCTACGCCTGGGTCAGCCTCGTGCCATCGTTGCACGGCCTGCTCCCGGCCGTTCTGGTCTCGGTGATCGCCTACTCCCCCTTCATCTATTTACCGGCGGCAGCCGCTCTCCGACGCCTGGACCCAGTCCTTGAAGACGTGGCCGAGTCGTTGGGAGAACAGCCTTTCACCGTGTTCCGGCGTGTCGTCCTCCCGCAGTTGCGTGTCGCCATCTGGGGCGGATCGCTGCTGGTGGGCCTGCATCTGCTCGCGGAATACGGCCTCTTCGCACTGATCAGATTCGACACCTTCACTACGGCGATCTTCGACCAGTTCCAGTCGTCCTTCAGCGGCCCCGCCGCGAACATGCTGGCCGGCGTCCTGGCCCTGGCCTGCCTGCTGATGCTCACCCTGGAGTCGGGCACCCGCGGCTCGGCCCGCTACGCGCGCATCGGCGCCGGCAGCCCGCGAGCGCCCCGACAGTACCCGCTGGGCAAAGCCTGCTCAGGCATCGCCCTGCTGCTGTGCACAGCCTTCACCGCCCTTTCGCTCGGCGTTCCACTGGTCACTCTGGGGCGCTGGCTCGCCGCGGGCGGGATCGAGGTCTGGCGCTCCGAGGAACTCCTGGTCTGCCTGGGGCAGACGGTGCTGCTCGGCGCGGCAGGAGCGTTGCTCACGACCATCGCCGCGGTGCCGATCGCCTGGATTTCCGTGCGCGCGCCGAGCAAGCTCCAGCGCCTGCTCGAAGGCAGCAACTACGTGGCCAGCTCGCTACCGGGAATCGTTGTCGCGCTGGCGCTGGTCAGCCTGACGATCAAGTTCGCCCAGCCGCTGTACCAGACTGTATTCACCGTGCTGCTGGCCTACGTGCTGATGTTCCTGCCCCGCGCGCTGGTCAGCCTCCGCGCCGGGCTCTCCCAGGCGCCCGTGGAGCTTGAGAACATCGCCCGCAGCCTGGGCCGCTCCCCGATGCAGGCCATCTGGGGTGTCACCATCCGCTTTGCCGCACCCGGCGCTGCGGCGGGCGTCGCCCTGGTGTTCCTGGCGATCGTCAACGAGCTCACCGCCACGCTGCTGCTGTCACCCAGCGGCACCGCAACCCTGGCCACGGCCTTCTGGGCGAAGACCAGCGAGATCGACTACGTCGCCGCGGCGCCGTACGCACTGATGATGATCCTGCTGTCCGTTCCGCTGACCGGGCTTCTTTACCAACAATCCAAGCGAGTAGCAGGCCGATGAGCCCTCTTGAACTCAAGTCCGTCTCTCGGTTCTTCGGCGCATTCACAGCGATCGAAGACTTCAGTTTGTCGGTACCGGCGGGCGGCCGGGCAGCAATCGTCGGTCCCTCCGGCTCCGGCAAGACCACCCTGCTGCGCCTGATCGCCGGATTCGAAGTCCCCGACCAGGGCACCATCACCCTCGGCGATACGACGCTGGCGGACGCGACCACCTTCATTCCTGCACATCGCCGTCTCATCGGCTATGTGCCGCAGGATGGCGCGCTGTTCCCGCACCTCTCGGTGGCCGAGAACATCGGCTTCGGACTGCCCAGGAACATGGCTACCCGCTCGCAGCGCATCGACGAGTTGCTGGAGATGGTATCCCTGAACAGCGATATGGCGCAGCGTTGGCCCCACGAACTCTCAGGTGGACAGCAACAGCGAGTGGCGCTGGCCAGGGCCCTGGCGCAAAGCCCCAGGCTGATGCTGCTCGACGAACCCTTCTCCGCCCTGGACAGCGGCCTGCGCGCCTCCATGCGCAAGGCAGTCACCCAGGTCCTGGGCGATGCCGGCGTCACCGCGATCCTGGTCACGCATGATCAGGAAGAGGCGCTCTCGTTCGGCCATCAACTCGCGGTTATCCGCCAGGGGCGCCTGATCCAGGCAGGCGCCCCCAAGGCGCTGTACTTCCGACCGGTCGACGAAGACACCGCCACCTTCCTGGGAGACGCCTTGGTGTTTTCCGCCGATGTCCAGAATGGCTGGGCACAGTCCCCGCTCGGCAGGATCCGGGTCGACAGCCCGAAAGCCAACGGATTCGCGCAGATAATGCTGCGTCCCGAGCAGATTCACCTGCGACACGGCGAGAGGCTTGCCCACGGCGCGGACGGCTGCTTTGGTACGGTGCTGAGCAGCGACTTCGGCGGCGACAAGTGTTCGGTCATGGTTCAGCTTGAAGCGCCGCAAGAAGAATCCCCCGGCAGCTCACCTGCCCTGTCGATTCACGTCAGGGTACCGGCGATGGACTGTCCCGACATCGGGACGCGCGTGCATATTGGCGTCAGCGGCGGCGCCCACCTGTTCCCCGCCCGATAGCCATCGACGCATGGCATCACCACTCCGATGGTGATGCCATGCCGTCTGAACGATCGCGAATTTACGTTTCCCTCGCCTCTCAGGCAAACGCCGTTCCTCTACACCTACGAGATACCCGTCGGAAGAGTTACCCTGCGCCTGTACGTGAAGGAACGGATCAGGCCCGCCGATCCCTTGTAGAAGCGAGCTTGCTCGCGAGCCTTAGCAGGCAGCCACACCGTCATAATCGATGAAATGACGCCACAGCACGCAGCGTCGCATGCGCTCCGATCTGGGCATTGCACCCGCAGGAGCGGACCCCGTCCGCGATGGCCGCCGTCTCAACACGCACTACGGGTTCGGGTTGGGTTGGAGGCCCCCCGCACCCAGCCCAACTTTCCCGCGCGCAAAAGCAAAGCCCCCGGCCAGCTTTCGCTAACCAGGGGCTTTGGGATAGGAGCTTGACGATGACCTACTCTCACATGGGGAAACCCCACACTACCATCGGCGATGCGTCGTTTCACTGCTGAGTTCGGGATGGGATCAGGTGGTTCCAACGCTCTATGGTCGTCAAGCAATTCTTTAGGACGCTCGTGGCATTCGCACACGCTCATCCAGATTCGGGTATGTGACAGTCATTTGCGGTTCACACGAACTTTCGGTTCGTCGACTTCACCATCGAACACACAAATTGTTTGGGTGTTATATGGTCAAGCCTCACGGGCAATTAGTATCGGTTAGCTCAACGCCTCACAGCGCTTACACACCCGACCTATCAACGTCGTAGTCTTCGACGGCCCTTCAGGGGAATCAAGTTCCCAGTGAGATCTCATCTTGAGGCTAGTTTCCCGCTTAGATGCTTTCAGCGGTTATCTATTCCGAACATAGCTACCCGGCAATGCCACTGGCGTGACAACCGGAACACCAGAGGTTCGTCCACTCCGGTCCTCTCGTACTAGGAGCAGCCCCTCTCAAATCTCAAACGTCCACGGCAGATAGGGACCGAACTGTCTCACGACGTTCTAAACCCAGCTCGCGTACCACTTTAAATGGCGAACAGCCATACCCTTGGGACCGGCTTCAGCCCCAGGATGTGATGAGCCGACATCGAGGTGCCAAACACCGCCGTCGATATGAACTCTTGGGCGGTATCAGCCTGTTATCCCCGGAGTACCTTTTATCCGTTGAGCGATGGCCCTTCCATACAGAACCACCGGATCACTAAGACCTACTTTCGTACCTGCTCGACGTGTCTGTCTCGCAGTCAAGCGCGCTTTTGCCTTTATACTCTGCGACCGATTTCCGACCGGTCTGAGCGCACCTTCGTACTCCTCCGTTACTCTTTAGGAGGAGACCGCCCCAGTCAAACTGCCCACCATACACTGTCCTCGATCCGGATGACGGACCAGAGTTAGAACCTCAAGCATGCCAGGGTGGTATTTCAAGGTTGGCTCCACGCAGACTGGCGTCCACGCTTCAAAGCCTCCCACCTATCCTACACAAGCAGGCTCAAAGTCCAGTGCAAAGCTACAGTAAAGGTTCACGGGGTCTTTCCGTCTAGCCGCGGATACACTGCATCTTCACAGCGATTTCAATTTCACTGAGTCTCGGGTGGAGACAGCGCCGCCATCGTTACGCCATTCGTGCAGGTCGGAACTTACCCGACAAGGAATTTCGCTACCTTAGGACCGTTATAGTTACGGCCGCCGTTTACCGGGGCTTCGATCAAGAGCTTCGCTTTCGCTAACCCCATCAATTAACCTTCCGGCACCGGGCAGGCGTCACACCCTATACGTCCACTTTCGTGTTTGCAGAGTGCTGTGTTTTTAATAAACAGTCGCAGCGGCCTGGTATCTTCGACCGACATGGGCTTACGCAGTAAATGCTTCACCCTCATCGGCGCACCTTCTCCCGAAGTTACGGTGCCATTTTGCCTAGTTCCTTCACCCGAGTTCTCTCAAGCGCCTTGGTATTCTCTACCCGACCACCTGTGTCGGTTTGGGGTACGGTTCCTAGTTACCTGAAGCTTAGAAGCTTTTCCTGGAAGCATGGCATCAACCACTTCATCATCTAAAAGACGACTCGTCATCAGCTCTCGACCTTGAACACCCGGATTTGCCTAAGTGTTCGGCCTACCACCTTAAACTTGGACAACCAACGCCAAGCTGGCCTAGCCTTCTCCGTCCCTCCATCGCAGTAACTAGAAGTACAGGAATATTAACCTGTTTCCCATCGACTACGCTCTTCAGCCTCGCCTTAGGGACCGACTAACCCTGCGTCGATTAACGTTGCGCAGGAACCCTTGGTCTTTCGGCGTGGATGTTTTTCACACCCATTGTCGTTACTCATGTCAGCATTCGCACTTCTGATACCTCCAGCAAGCTTCTCAACTCACCTTCACAGGCTTACAGAACGCTCCTCTACCGCGCATCTTGCGATGCACCCGTAGCTTCGGTGTGTGGTTTGAGCCCCGTTACATCTTCCGCGCAGGCCGACTCGACTAGTGAGCTATTACGCTTTCTTTAAAGGGTGGCTGCTTCTAAGCCAACCTCCTAGCTGTCTAAGCCTTCCCACATCGTTTACCACTTAACCACAACTTTGGGACCTTAGCTGACGGTCTGGGTTGTTTCCCTTTTCACGACGGACGTTAGCACCCGCCGTGTGTCTCCCACGCTGACACTTCCAGGTATTCGGAGTTTGCATCGGTTTGGTAAGTCGGGATGACCCCCTAGCCGAAACAGTGCTCTACCCCCTGGAGTGATACGTGAGGCGCTACCTAAATAGCTTTCGAGGAGAACCAGCTATCTCCGAGCTTGATTAGCCTTTCACTCCGATCCACAAGTCATCCCCTACCTTTTCAACGGGAGTGGGTTCGGTCCTCCAGTCAGTGTTACCTAACCTTCAACCTGCTCATGGATAGATCGCCCGGTTTCGGGTCTATACCCAGCGACTAAATCGCCCTATTAAGACTCGCTTTCGCTACGCCTTCCCTATACGGTTAAGCTCGCCACTGAATATAAGTCGCTGACCCATTATACAAAAGGTACGCAGTCACCTAACAAAGTAGGCTCCCACTGCTTGTACGCATACGGTTTCAGGTTCTATTTCACTCCCCTCTCCGGGGTTCTTTTCGCCTTTCCCTCACGGTACTGGTTCACTATCGGTCAGTCAGTAGTATTTAGCCTTGGAGGATGGTCCCCCCATATTCAGACAAAGTTTCTCGTGCTCCGTCCTACTCGATTTCACTTCAAAGAACCTTTCACATACGGGGCTATCACCCACTATGGCCGCACTTTCCAGAGCGTTCTGTTAGATTCAAAGAAGCTTAAGGGCTAGTCCCCGTTCGCTCGCCACTACTAAGGGAATCTCGGTTGATTTCTTTTCCTCAGGGTACTTAGATGTTTCAGTTCCCCTGGTTCGCCTCTTGCACCTATGGATTCAGTACAAGATACCTAGGTTATCCTAGGTGGGTTCCCCCATTCAGAGATCTCCGGATCAAAGTCTGTTTGCCGACTCCCCGAAGCTTATCGCAGGCTACCACGTCTTTCATCGCCTCTGACTGCCAAGGCATCCACCGTATGCGCTTCTTCACTTGACCATATAACCCCAAGCAATCTGGTTATTGTCTCGAACGTGAAGACGACATTCGCCGAAAATTCGCGCTTGAACTCGCAAATTTTACCTTGACTTGAATAATCACCAGTGAAAGAGATTATTCAGTCTACTTCTATCACATACCCAAATTTTTAAAGAACAGTTCTGGCACAAAGACCAGACAGCAAGGTTCGTTACACCGAACATTCCTGTCTGAGCTTTCGACGATTTAGAGATGGTGGAGCCAAGGAGGATCGAACTCCTGACCTCCTGCGTGCAAAGCAGGCGCTCTCCCAGCTGAGCTATGGCCCCATCGGATCAGCAGCACACCACAACAATTGGTGGGTCTGGGCAGATTCGAACTGCCGACCTCACCCTTATCAGGGGTGCGCTCTAACCAACTGAGCTACAGACCCAATCGTCTAACCAGTGAATCAAGCAATTCGTGTGGGAGCTTATGAAGAAGCTGCGATCTTCGATTAAGGAGGTGATCCAGCCGCAGGTTCCCCTACGGCTACCTTGTTACGACTTCACCCCAGTCATGAATCACTCCGTGGTAACCGTCCCCCTTGCGGTTAGACTAGCTACTTCTGGAGCAACCCACTCCCATGGTGTGACGGGCGGTGTGTACAAGGCCCGGGAACGTATTCACCGTGACATTCTGATTCACGATTACTAGCGATTCCGACTTCACGCAGTCGAGTTGCAGACTGCGATCCGGACTACGATCGGTTTTGTGGGATTAGCTCCACCTCGCGGCTTGGCAACCCTCTGTACCGACCATTGTAGCACGTGTGTAGCCCTGGCCGTAAGGGCCATGATGACTTGACGTCATCCCCACCTTCCTCCGGTTTGTCACCGGCAGTCTCCTTAGAGTGCCCACCCGAGGTGCTGGTAACTAAGGACAAGGGTTGCGCTCGTTACGGGACTTAACCCAACATCTCACGACACGAGCTGACGACAGCCATGCAGCACCTGTGTTCCGATTCCCGAAGGCACCCTCGCATCTCTGCAAGGTTCCGGACATGTCAAGGCCAGGTAAGGTTCTTCGCGTTGCTTCGAATTAAACCACATGCTCCACCGCTTGTGCGGGCCCCCGTCAATTCATTTGAGTTTTAACCTTGCGGCCGTACTCCCCAGGCGGTCGACTTATCGCGTTAGCTGCGCCACTAAAATCTCAAGGATTCCAACGGCTAGTCGACATCGTTTACGGCGTGGACTACCAGGGTATCTAATCCTGTTTGCTCCCCACGCTTTCGCACCTCAGTGTCAGTATCAGTCCAGGTGGTCGCCTTCGCCACTGGTGTTCCTTCCTATATCTACGCATTTCACCGCTACACAGGAAATTCCACCACCCTCTACCGTACTCTAGTCAGGCAGTTATGGATGCAGTTCCCAGGTTGAGCCCGGGGATTTCACATCCATCTTACCAAACCACCTACGCGCGCTTTACGCCCAGTAATTCCGATTAACGCTTGCACCCTTCGTATTACCGCGGCTGCTGGCACGAAGTTAGCCGGTGCTTATTCTGTTGGTAACGTCAAAACAGCAAGGTATTAACTTACTGCCCTTCCTCCCAACTTAAAGTGCTTTACAATCCGAAGACCTTCTTCACACACGCGGCATGGCTGGATCAGGCTTTCGCCCATTGTCCAATATTCCCCACTGCTGCCTCCCGTAGGAGTCTGGACCGTGTCTCAGTTCCAGTGTGACTGATCATCCTCTCAGACCAGTTACGGATCGTCGCCTTGGTAGGCCTTTACCCCACCAACTAGCTAATCCGACCTAGGCTCATCTGATAGCGCAAGGCCCGAAGGTCCCCTGCTTTCTCCCGTAGGACGTATGCGGTATTAGCGTTCCTTTCGAAACGTTGTCCCCCACTACCAGGCAGATTCCTAGGCATTACTCACCCGTCCGCCGCTGAATCATGGAGCAAGCTCCACTCATCCGCTCGACTTGCATGTGTTAGGCCTGCCGCCAGCGTTCAATCTGAGCCATGATCAAACTCTTCAGTTCAATACTGCTTGGGTTTTGCGAAAACCCTAAACTTGGCTCAGCAATCGCATGCTCTATTTAAAGAGCTAAAACTCTCGAATTCACGAGTGTTACTTGCGTTGCTGATAATCAGTCGATCATCAGTCTTACATCACAAGCACCCACACGAATTGCTTGATTCGACTTGTTAAAGAGCAGTTGGTTAAGGCTTTCGTCTCAACCGAGGCGCGCATTCTACAGCAGCACCTCATCTTGTCAAGCGTTGTTTTCGAAAATTTTCTTTTCTACTCAACCGCTTGCGCTTCGGAGAAGGAAGCCTTCTCACCAGCGGGAGGCGCATTCTACAGCGATCAAACTCACTGTCAAGCACCTCGATGATCTTCTTTTCGACCCACTGCCGGAGCAGCGAATGAACAGTGGCAAGTGATTCACCTGCCGGACCACCACTCTCAGCTTCGAACCTTTGTAAGTGCTTGATTTTCAAGCCCTTTCAGCGCTTCGTCGCTGGGAGTGGTGCGCATTATAGGGACTTAAAAAGACCCGTCAACGACTTTTTGCAGAAAGATGACAAATACCTGCCTGCCGTTCTCTATATATAGAGGAGCAGATAACCAATGAATGAAGACACCCCGGAAATTGCCCCAAGTGAACGGCCCGAACTTCGAGCAGCTTGTATGGCCCGCCGAGCTATCATGATGGCGGCGCCCACCCGCTCCCTGGGCCGGATGGTCTACTAGGAGACCCTGTGTGAATCGGATTCAACTGCTCATCGCCTCCTGCTTGTCAGCGACTTCACTCCTCGCTTTTGCCGAAAGCCCTCAGACATTCCTGCAAGGCCGTGTTTATGAACTGCGCCGGGATACCTCGCCGCCGTTCTGCTACGAATGGGCAACCGGCTTGCCGAATGGCGTCTGGGGCAATGGCGGGGACTATGGGCAGAAGACGGAGAAGCTCATGGGCAATGGTGCAGTCCTGATTGCCTCGGCAACCTACAAGCCCACCGGCGAGGTGGTCTCCCACTCGTTCTATAAAAGCAGGGAAGCCTGCCAGAAGGACCTTTCCAGAAGGCCGGAATCGATTCCACTCGTAGCCGCCACATCGATGCCAGTGAAAACCGCCCCCCTTGGGCAAAGCTCGACCTACGTCGACCGCTTGCAGCGCGATTTCGGGCAGCGAATCTATTTCAGTTCGCCCACGGCGGAGACGATCATCAAGAAGATCAACATCGACTGCCGGGCCCCGGACGGCCGCTACCTCCCGCTGTACAACGCTCTGCTCGCGCGACTGAATGAAGCAAACACGCCCGATGCCTGGATGGAAACCAGCGTGGTCAACAGGGGGAGGAACATCCAAGTCTTCGACAGCGTTCGTCTGAAGAATGGAAAGGAGCTCACCCCCCAATTGACCCTGGAAATCAATGAATGGGGCGCCGTCGAAACCCACGGCGTCCGGCCTGAAGCCCTGTCGAATGCCTGCTTCGGCTCATACGGCCCCATCTGGAAGATCTGATCCAGACGCTCCGCCGCGACCTGCCGCAGCCAGGACCCACGGACCGAACCAGCAACGCCCAGGTCTCGTAAACCTTTGAATCTCTTGACGTTGCATTACGAGGCAGGCTTATCTCCCCTAAGCTTGCCGGCCGGCAAATTGCCACGGATCACCCATACTCACCCTACGTCATTGATTTGTGGCGCATTCCAACGACACGTGCCTCACGCCTGAACATCATCTGCCGCTTCTGCCGCGGGTCCCTTGCAAGGGACTCCCGCAGCGAGTGCGTGGAGCTGGGCAGGCGCAGCGAGGCCGACAACCTGCGGCTTTCAGCAGGTCGAGGAACGCTTGCGGCCCCGTCGTCATCGCTATCGCCACATACATTTGGAGAAAACATGAAGAAACACGCGGCACTGCTTCCCCTGTTCGTCCTTCCGCTGCTGCTGGCCGGCTGC of the Pseudomonas sp. PSE14 genome contains:
- a CDS encoding ABC transporter ATP-binding protein, whose translation is MSPLELKSVSRFFGAFTAIEDFSLSVPAGGRAAIVGPSGSGKTTLLRLIAGFEVPDQGTITLGDTTLADATTFIPAHRRLIGYVPQDGALFPHLSVAENIGFGLPRNMATRSQRIDELLEMVSLNSDMAQRWPHELSGGQQQRVALARALAQSPRLMLLDEPFSALDSGLRASMRKAVTQVLGDAGVTAILVTHDQEEALSFGHQLAVIRQGRLIQAGAPKALYFRPVDEDTATFLGDALVFSADVQNGWAQSPLGRIRVDSPKANGFAQIMLRPEQIHLRHGERLAHGADGCFGTVLSSDFGGDKCSVMVQLEAPQEESPGSSPALSIHVRVPAMDCPDIGTRVHIGVSGGAHLFPAR
- a CDS encoding iron ABC transporter permease, which translates into the protein MLAVALLVSAFAVLPLVFVASAGVQAGFPLIAKLVFRPRVAELLYNTLLLIALTVPLCVLHGVAMAWLTERIRLPGRRLWSLLVVAPLAIPAFVHSYAWVSLVPSLHGLLPAVLVSVIAYSPFIYLPAAAALRRLDPVLEDVAESLGEQPFTVFRRVVLPQLRVAIWGGSLLVGLHLLAEYGLFALIRFDTFTTAIFDQFQSSFSGPAANMLAGVLALACLLMLTLESGTRGSARYARIGAGSPRAPRQYPLGKACSGIALLLCTAFTALSLGVPLVTLGRWLAAGGIEVWRSEELLVCLGQTVLLGAAGALLTTIAAVPIAWISVRAPSKLQRLLEGSNYVASSLPGIVVALALVSLTIKFAQPLYQTVFTVLLAYVLMFLPRALVSLRAGLSQAPVELENIARSLGRSPMQAIWGVTIRFAAPGAAAGVALVFLAIVNELTATLLLSPSGTATLATAFWAKTSEIDYVAAAPYALMMILLSVPLTGLLYQQSKRVAGR
- a CDS encoding iron ABC transporter substrate-binding protein, with protein sequence MKVRGASWVFLGAVGVAALLGAGPSFAASDSDGIVVYNAQHESLTKAWVEGFTKETGIKVTLRNGDDSELGNQIVQEGKASPADVFLTENSPSMVLVDHAGLFAPVAPATLSQVAAPYRPANGRWVGIAARSTVFVYNKNMVKEADLPKSLLDLAEPQWIGRWAASPAGADFQAIVGALLELKGEAATLEWLEAMKAGAKVYRGNNAVLKAVNAGQIDGGVIYHYYYVGDQAKTGENSNNAALHYFKHKDPGAFTSLSGAGVLASSKHPKEAQAFLQWITGKQGQAVLRDGKWYEYAVGEGAQSNPKLVPLDQLDAPLVDVSKLDSQKVVDLMTQAGLL